The stretch of DNA GCCATGGACGATAAAGCCAAGCCTTGTGGACAAAGGCGGGTTGACGGGACTCGTCGGCATCCCTAGCGGCAATGACTTAGCACACATCGCCGGAAACCCCTGACTCGGAGAGCCCATGGCCCTGTCCGCATTTTCGCACGCGCAACCTAAAGGCGCGACTGGAGTCCTCGTATTTGCGGACGGGACGACCATTTGGGGGAAAGGCTTCGGCGCCACTGGATCCGCGGTGGGCGAAGTTTGCTTCAACACCGCGATGACGGGGTACCAGGAGGTGATGACCGATCCCTCCTACGACAGCCAGATCGTCACCTTCACCTTCCCGCACATCGGCAACGTCGGCGCGAACGAGGAAGACGTGGAGAGCCGCGGTCTCGGCGCGGTCGGGCTGGTGGTACGGCAGGAGATAACCCCGCAATCGAACTTCCGTGCGCAGCAGGAGTTTGTCGACTGGTGTGTGGCCCATGGCAAGATCGGCCTGTCGGGGATCGATACGCGCGCGCTGACGCGCCGTATTCGCCTCAATGGCGCACCCAATGCGGTCATCGCACACAGTCCGCGCGGCGAATTCGACCTCAAGGCGCTCAAGAAGCAGGCAGCCGGATGGAGCGGATTGGAAGGTCTCGACCTCGTTCCCAGCGTGACCCGTGAGAGCCAAGAAGACTGGCGCGGCGGACACTGGCAGCTTGGTTTCGGTTACACCGAAGGCGGGGCGGCACGTCCACATGTCGTTGCCATCGATTATGGCGCGAAGGACAACATCTTCCGCAACCTCGTGAAGGCGGGGGCGAAGGTCACCGTGGTGCCCGCGCGCACCTCGCTCGAGGATATACTTCGACTACAGCCTGACGGCGTGTTCCTCTCGAATGGTCCGGGCGATCCGGCTGCGACGGGTGAATATGCGGTGCCTGTGATCCACGGTCTGCTTAAACGCGATATCCCGCTATTCGGCATCTGCCTCGGCCACCAGATGCTCGGCCTCGCCGCCGGCGCCAAGACTGCCAAGATGCATCAGGGCCACCGCGGCGCAAACCACCCGGTCCAGCGCGTCGGCGGAGGCTGGAGCGAGAGCGAAGGTCTGGTGGAGATCACCAGCATGAACCACGGCTTCGCGATCGATGCCGATACGCTGCCGCCCGAAGTGGAGCAGACCCACGTCTCGCTGTTCGATGGCACCAATTGCGGCATTTCGATCAAGGGCAAGAAGGCCTTCGGCGTGCAATATCACCCCGAGGCGAGCCCCGGACCGCAGGACAGCTTCTACCTCTTTGAGAAGTTCGTGGGGATGCTGGGGTGAACTCTGTTGAGCGCATCAGAGGACAGATGCAGGTCGCTCTCGTCATCGAGGGGCACAAACAAACGGGGGCAATTCCGAACTTACTCGAATTAGCCTCTGCCTATTCAATCAAGGGGGAGCCTGCCCTCATCAACTCTTCGATCAAAGGTTGGGAGAATGAAAATCTTCTAATCGTGTCAAGAACCCTCGACGGCAAAGTGGCGGCCGCTCTCCGCCACGATTGTATCGCTGATGCGCTTTCCCACGTTCTAGATTCTTTGGGTGCAGAAACTTTCAAGGTGGACTGGTCCAAAGAAGAAATATTGACGGATGCCACCAATGAAGCGCTGATTGTCGCCCGCGACGGTTGGAAGCTACTCACCTTTGAGCGTGAGTGTGCCGCGCCGGGAAAACAGCCTAGCGACTCCGCATCTCCCCTACCGTTTCAAATTACCAACAACTTCACTCCTGTGAACAATATCACCTCAGCAAATCCGCAACCTGCCAACTCAGTTTCTTGGGCTGGGTGGGTCGGCGCGATGATCGGGATCATCGCAATTGTTGTAGCACTCTGGATTGGCGGAAAAATTTAATGCCCAAACGCACTGACATCTCCTCGATCCTCGTCATCGGCGCCGGGCCGATCATCATCGGCCAGGCTTGCGAGTTCGACTATTCGGGCACGCAGGCGATCAAGGCGCTGCGCGAGGAGGGTTACCGGGTCGTCCTGGTCAATTCCAACCCCGCCACGATCATGACCGATCCGGAAATGGCCGACGCCACCTATGTCGAGCCGATCACACCCGAGATCGTCGCGAAGATCATCGAGAAGGAGCGCCCTGACGCGTTGCTGCCGACCATGGGCGGGCAAACGGCGCTCAACTGCGCGCTCGATCTCGAGCGGATGGGCGTGCTGGAGAAATATGGCGTCCAGATGATCGGCGCCAATGCCGATGCGATCGACAAGGCCGAGAACCGGCAGCGCTTCCGCGAGGCAATGGACAAGATTGGCCTCGAAAGCGCGCGCAGCGGGGTCGCCAACACGGTCGACGAGGCCTTTGCGGTGCTCGAAATGACCGGCCTCCCGGCGATCATTCGTCCGAGCTTTACGCTGGGTGGCACCGGGGGCGGCATCGCCTACAACAAGGCCGAGTTCGAGAAGATCGTCCGCGAAGGTCTCGACGCATCGCCCACCACCGAAGTCCTGATCGAGGAATCGCTCCTCGGTTGGAAGGAATACGAGATGGAGGTGGTTCGCGACCGTAAGGATAACGCGATAATCATCTGCTCGATCGAGAACGTCGATCCGATGGGCGTGCATACCGGTGACTCGATCACGGTGGCGCCGGCGTTGACGCTGACCGACAAAGAATACCAGATCATGCGTACCGCCTCGATCGCGGTATTGCGTGAAATCGGCGTAGAAACAGGTGGTTCGAACGTACAGTTCGCAGTCAATCCGAAGGATGGCCGCCTGATCGTGATCGAAATGAATCCGCGTGTCTCGCGTTCATCGGCGCTGGCGTCCAAGGCCACCGGCTTCCCCATTGCGCGCGTCGCGGCGAAGCTGGCCGTGGGCTATACGCTCGACGAGATCCAGAACGAGATCACCGGCGCGACGCCGGCGAGCTTCGAGCCGACCATCGACTACGTCGTTACCAAGATCCCGCGTTTCGCCTTCGAGAAGTTCAAGGGGGCGAAGGCGGAGCTGTCGACCGCGATGAAGTCGGTCGGCGAGGTCATGGCGATCGGCCGCTGCTTCCAGGAAAGCGTGCAGAAGGCCCTGCGTGGGCTCGAAACCGGACTGGATGGCTTCAATCGCGTGCCCGAGCTCGAAGGCATGCCGAAGGACCAGATCTTTGCCTCGCTCAGCCAGCGCACGCCTGACCGCATCCTCAAGATCGCGCAGGCGTTCCGCGAGGACCTGACCGTCGAGGAAATCCAGCCTATCACCGGCTTCGATCCCTGGTTCCTGCGGCAGATCGAATCGATCATCTACGAAGAGAAGATGATCGGTCACAATGGCTTGCCGCGCGACGCGACCGAGATGCGGCGCCTCAAGGCGATGGGCTTTTCCGACAAGCGCCTGGCCACGCTGGCAGTCCGTTCGGTCGGGGTCGCGGGCGGCCTCGGCGAAACGCAGGCCAAGCGTTCGGGCCTGCTGCACGATGCCCTGCGCGCAATGGCGGGCGCCACGAGCGAGCAGGAAGTGCGCGACCTGCGCCACAAGCTCGGTGTGCTACCGGTCTACAAGCGCATCGACAGCTGCGCGGCCGAGTTCGAAGCAGTGACGCCCTACATGTACTCGACCTACGAGGCGCCGACCTTCGGCGAACCCGAGGATGAGGCGCAACCCAGTGATCGTAGGAAGGTCGTCATCCTGGGAGGCGGCCCAAATCGCATCGGGCAGGGCATCGAGTTCGATTATTGCTGCGTCCATGCCTGCTTCGCCCTGTCCGAAGCCGGCTTCGAAACGATCATGGTCAACTGCAACCCCGAAACGGTTTCGACCGACTACGACACCTCCGACCGCCTCTATTTCGAGCCGTTGACCGAAGAGGACGTGCTCGAAATCCTGCGGGTCGAGATGTCGAAGGGCGAACTCGTCGGCGTCATCGTGCAGTTCGGCGGTCAGACCCCGCTCAAGCTGGCCGCGGCGTTGGAGCGTGAGGGGATCCCGATCCTCGGCACCAGTCCGGATGCGATCGACCTTGCCGAAGATCGCGAACGCTTTGCCAAGTTGGTCGCCAAGCTCAAGCTGAAGCAACCTGAAAACGGCATTGCCCGCAGCCGCGACGAGGCCGTCGCGGTCGCTCGATCCATCGGCTATCCGGTGCTCCTGCGCCCCAGCTATGTCCTTGGCGGCCGTGCGATGGAGATCGTCGACAGCGAGGCGCAGCTCGATGACTACATCAATACGGCGGTCAATGTTTCGGGCGACAGCCCGGTGCTGGTCGACCAATACCTGCGGGACGCGATCGAGTGCGATGTCGATGTGGTTTCGGATGGTTCGGAGGTGCGAATCGCAGGCGTGATGCAGCATATCGAGGAAGCTGGCGTCCATTCGGGCGATAGCGCCTGTACGCTGCCACCCTATAGCCTGCCCGATGAAATCGTTGCCGAAATGGAACGCCAAGGCGTGGCTTTGGCCAAGGCGCTACAGGTCCGTGGTCTCATGAACGTGCAGTTCGCGGTGAAGGACGGGGAGGTCTACCTGATCGAGGTAAACCCGCGCGCAAGCCGCACGGTGCCCTTCGTCGCCAAGGCTATCGGCCGCCCGATTGCCAAGATTGCCGCGCGGGTGATGGCAGGTGAAGACCTGCGCAGCTTCGAGCCTTTCGACATCCGGCCCAAGCATATGGCAGTGAAGGAAGCGGTGTTCCCCTTCAGCCGCTTCCCGGGGTCCGACCCGGTGCTCAGCCCGGAAATGAAGTCGACGGGCGAGGTAATGGGTATCGATTACGGTTTCCCTGCGGCCTTTCTCAAGTCGCAGCTGGGCGTCGGCATGACCCTTCCACAGCAGGGTACGCTGTTCGTCTCGGTCAAGGATAGCGACAAGGAAATCATCGTCCCAGCGGTGAAGACGCTGCTCGATCATGGGTTCAAGGTGATTGCCACCGGCGGCACGCAGCGCTTCCTCGAAGCCAAGGGTCTCGATGTCGAAAGGGTCAACAAGGTCGCGGAAGGCCGCCCGCACATC from Erythrobacter mangrovi encodes:
- the carB gene encoding carbamoyl-phosphate synthase large subunit, with product MPKRTDISSILVIGAGPIIIGQACEFDYSGTQAIKALREEGYRVVLVNSNPATIMTDPEMADATYVEPITPEIVAKIIEKERPDALLPTMGGQTALNCALDLERMGVLEKYGVQMIGANADAIDKAENRQRFREAMDKIGLESARSGVANTVDEAFAVLEMTGLPAIIRPSFTLGGTGGGIAYNKAEFEKIVREGLDASPTTEVLIEESLLGWKEYEMEVVRDRKDNAIIICSIENVDPMGVHTGDSITVAPALTLTDKEYQIMRTASIAVLREIGVETGGSNVQFAVNPKDGRLIVIEMNPRVSRSSALASKATGFPIARVAAKLAVGYTLDEIQNEITGATPASFEPTIDYVVTKIPRFAFEKFKGAKAELSTAMKSVGEVMAIGRCFQESVQKALRGLETGLDGFNRVPELEGMPKDQIFASLSQRTPDRILKIAQAFREDLTVEEIQPITGFDPWFLRQIESIIYEEKMIGHNGLPRDATEMRRLKAMGFSDKRLATLAVRSVGVAGGLGETQAKRSGLLHDALRAMAGATSEQEVRDLRHKLGVLPVYKRIDSCAAEFEAVTPYMYSTYEAPTFGEPEDEAQPSDRRKVVILGGGPNRIGQGIEFDYCCVHACFALSEAGFETIMVNCNPETVSTDYDTSDRLYFEPLTEEDVLEILRVEMSKGELVGVIVQFGGQTPLKLAAALEREGIPILGTSPDAIDLAEDRERFAKLVAKLKLKQPENGIARSRDEAVAVARSIGYPVLLRPSYVLGGRAMEIVDSEAQLDDYINTAVNVSGDSPVLVDQYLRDAIECDVDVVSDGSEVRIAGVMQHIEEAGVHSGDSACTLPPYSLPDEIVAEMERQGVALAKALQVRGLMNVQFAVKDGEVYLIEVNPRASRTVPFVAKAIGRPIAKIAARVMAGEDLRSFEPFDIRPKHMAVKEAVFPFSRFPGSDPVLSPEMKSTGEVMGIDYGFPAAFLKSQLGVGMTLPQQGTLFVSVKDSDKEIIVPAVKTLLDHGFKVIATGGTQRFLEAKGLDVERVNKVAEGRPHIVDAIIDGEVALIFNTTEGWQSLLDSQSIRASALEKKLPYYTTATACLAVARSIAEVSPSQLEVRSLQDYYS
- the carA gene encoding glutamine-hydrolyzing carbamoyl-phosphate synthase small subunit; translated protein: MALSAFSHAQPKGATGVLVFADGTTIWGKGFGATGSAVGEVCFNTAMTGYQEVMTDPSYDSQIVTFTFPHIGNVGANEEDVESRGLGAVGLVVRQEITPQSNFRAQQEFVDWCVAHGKIGLSGIDTRALTRRIRLNGAPNAVIAHSPRGEFDLKALKKQAAGWSGLEGLDLVPSVTRESQEDWRGGHWQLGFGYTEGGAARPHVVAIDYGAKDNIFRNLVKAGAKVTVVPARTSLEDILRLQPDGVFLSNGPGDPAATGEYAVPVIHGLLKRDIPLFGICLGHQMLGLAAGAKTAKMHQGHRGANHPVQRVGGGWSESEGLVEITSMNHGFAIDADTLPPEVEQTHVSLFDGTNCGISIKGKKAFGVQYHPEASPGPQDSFYLFEKFVGMLG